In Niallia sp. FSL W8-0635, one genomic interval encodes:
- a CDS encoding glycerol-3-phosphate dehydrogenase/oxidase has product MDKKFDVLVIGGGITGAGIALDAATRGMEVALVEMQDFSAGTSSRSTKLVHGGLRYLKQFEVKMVAEVGKEREVVYENGPHVTTPEWMLLPLHQGGTFGKFSTNIGLRVYDFLAGVKKTERRKMLSKDETLSKEPLIRKDGLKGGGYYVEYRTDDSRLTVEVMKKAVDNGATAINYTKVENFLYDNNGKIEGVEVRNLIEDTVYPIYANTIVNATGPWVDTLRTIDGSKKGKTLQLTKGVHLVIDQSVFPLKQAVYFDTPDGRMVFAIPRDGKTYVGTTDTFYSDDPVHPSMSIEDRDYILGAIKFMFPSVSVTAENVESSWAGVRPLILEDGKDPSEISRKDEIWESESKLITIAGGKLTGYRKMAETVVDLVARRLQEKSGKTFNNCMTKSLPISGGEVGGSKGFSTYIKDVVAKGMDAGLSKKDAESIAKLYGSNAPIVYSLAKQTVENNGALSQVLFAKIRYAMEYEFAMTPTDVLLRRTGMLLFDINKVQEVKEDVIEYMADYYEWSNERINTLTSELEDEIHKATVPFEGKLIKQ; this is encoded by the coding sequence ATGGATAAGAAATTTGATGTGTTAGTAATCGGTGGTGGTATAACAGGTGCCGGTATTGCTTTAGATGCAGCAACTAGAGGAATGGAAGTAGCGCTTGTAGAAATGCAAGATTTCTCTGCTGGAACATCTAGTAGATCAACAAAATTAGTTCACGGAGGATTACGATATTTAAAGCAATTTGAAGTGAAAATGGTTGCAGAAGTAGGGAAGGAAAGAGAAGTTGTGTATGAAAATGGACCACATGTAACGACACCTGAATGGATGCTTCTTCCTTTACATCAAGGCGGAACCTTTGGTAAATTTTCAACAAATATCGGGTTAAGAGTATATGATTTTCTTGCTGGAGTAAAAAAAACAGAACGTAGAAAAATGCTTTCAAAAGATGAAACACTTTCCAAAGAACCATTAATAAGAAAAGATGGTCTTAAAGGTGGTGGGTACTATGTGGAGTATCGAACAGATGACAGTCGTTTAACTGTAGAGGTAATGAAAAAAGCAGTGGATAATGGAGCAACTGCTATTAATTATACGAAAGTAGAAAACTTTTTATATGATAATAATGGCAAGATAGAAGGTGTTGAAGTTAGAAATCTAATAGAGGATACTGTTTATCCTATTTATGCAAATACCATTGTGAATGCTACCGGTCCATGGGTTGATACGTTAAGAACCATAGATGGAAGCAAGAAAGGGAAAACCCTGCAGCTTACAAAAGGAGTACATTTAGTAATCGATCAATCTGTTTTCCCACTAAAACAAGCTGTATATTTTGATACACCAGATGGCAGAATGGTATTTGCTATTCCTAGAGATGGTAAAACCTATGTAGGGACAACGGATACTTTTTATAGTGATGATCCAGTTCATCCATCTATGTCGATAGAGGATAGAGATTATATTCTAGGGGCAATTAAATTTATGTTTCCATCTGTGTCTGTTACAGCAGAGAATGTGGAATCAAGCTGGGCTGGAGTTAGACCGTTGATTTTGGAAGATGGAAAAGACCCATCAGAAATTTCGCGAAAAGATGAAATTTGGGAGTCGGAAAGTAAGTTAATTACGATTGCTGGAGGAAAACTAACTGGTTATCGTAAAATGGCTGAAACCGTTGTTGACTTGGTGGCTAGAAGATTGCAAGAGAAATCAGGAAAAACGTTTAATAATTGTATGACAAAATCATTGCCAATCTCAGGAGGGGAAGTTGGAGGTTCAAAAGGTTTTTCAACATATATTAAAGACGTAGTAGCAAAGGGAATGGATGCAGGACTTTCAAAAAAGGATGCAGAATCAATTGCAAAACTATATGGTAGTAATGCTCCCATTGTATATAGCCTTGCAAAACAAACTGTCGAAAATAATGGAGCGCTTTCGCAAGTATTATTTGCAAAAATACGTTATGCAATGGAATACGAATTTGCTATGACACCAACAGATGTCCTATTAAGACGGACGGGAATGCTACTATTTGATATTAATAAAGTACAAGAAGTTAAAGAAGATGTAATAGAGTATATGGCAGATTATTATGAGTGGAGTAATGAAAGAATAAATACCTTAACTTCAGAATTAGAAGATGAAATTCACAAAGCAACAGTACCGTTTGAAGGGAAATTGATTAAGCAATAA
- a CDS encoding bifunctional 5,10-methylenetetrahydrofolate dehydrogenase/5,10-methenyltetrahydrofolate cyclohydrolase — MSEKLILDGNVVANAVKNELKGRISTLKQNGITPCLATILVGDDSSSATYVKMKGNACAKLGIESRKIHLDKETTTEQLLETINALNNDKDVHGILLQHPVPSHIDERKAFEAIKIDKDVDGVTSFGYGQTALGFGKYPSCTPAAIMKIMEHYGLEASGKHAVVVGRSPILGKPVSALLLNKDATVTTCHSRTLHVEEYVKQADIVIAAVGKPNFIQGDWIKPGAVILDAGYNKGNIGDVDYEACLENASAITPVPGGVGPVTISMLLKHTVDSAEAVNV, encoded by the coding sequence ATGTCGGAAAAATTAATTTTAGACGGAAATGTAGTAGCAAATGCAGTAAAGAATGAATTAAAAGGAAGAATAAGTACTCTAAAGCAAAATGGAATAACACCTTGCTTAGCAACCATTCTAGTTGGAGATGATTCATCCTCGGCTACTTATGTAAAAATGAAAGGTAATGCATGTGCAAAATTAGGGATTGAATCACGAAAAATCCATTTGGACAAAGAAACAACAACAGAACAATTATTGGAAACGATAAACGCTTTAAATAACGATAAGGATGTTCATGGAATTTTGTTACAGCATCCTGTTCCCAGTCATATAGATGAAAGAAAAGCATTTGAAGCAATTAAGATTGACAAAGATGTAGACGGCGTTACTAGCTTTGGCTATGGGCAAACAGCACTTGGGTTTGGTAAATATCCATCGTGTACACCTGCTGCCATTATGAAAATAATGGAGCATTATGGTCTAGAAGCTAGCGGGAAGCATGCAGTTGTAGTAGGGCGGAGTCCAATCTTAGGAAAACCGGTTTCTGCTTTACTATTAAATAAAGATGCAACTGTGACAACTTGCCACTCTCGTACATTGCATGTAGAGGAATATGTTAAACAAGCTGATATCGTTATCGCTGCAGTAGGAAAGCCTAACTTTATACAAGGAGATTGGATTAAACCTGGCGCGGTAATCTTAGATGCGGGTTATAATAAAGGGAATATAGGAGATGTAGACTATGAAGCATGTCTAGAAAATGCTTCAGCTATCACACCAGTCCCTGGAGGCGTTGGACCAGTTACTATTAGCATGCTACTAAAACATACTGTTGACTCTGCAGAAGCTGTCAACGTCTAA